A single genomic interval of Porphyromonas sp. oral taxon 275 harbors:
- a CDS encoding NAD(P)-dependent alcohol dehydrogenase: MKDVKAYGARAIDAPLELMTIQRRELRPQDVEFEILYCGICHSDLHRLKGEFGRSHYPLVPGHEILGRVTALGSAVKDFKLGELVGVGCIVDSCGHCSCCQEGLEQFCTEGVSFSFNGIDRVSGGYTYGGFSKSYVCEDKYVLHMPPFEQLAMAAPLLCAGITVYSPLRHWQAGPGKHVGILGIGGLGHLAVRIAKAMGAEVTVFTSSPAKVADAERLGADRAVLSSDEEAMKALRGQLDLIIDTVSAGHEVNAYLTQLSVDGSVVVVGLPAEPLKVSAGLLVHGRRSLSGSNIGGIAETQEMLDFCYQHGIVAEGEVLPVSQVNEALARLERGDIHYRFVLDMQEL, from the coding sequence ATGAAAGATGTTAAGGCCTATGGTGCGCGGGCTATAGACGCACCCCTGGAGCTCATGACGATACAGCGTCGCGAGCTCCGTCCGCAGGATGTGGAGTTCGAGATCCTCTACTGCGGTATCTGTCACTCCGACCTGCACCGCCTCAAGGGAGAGTTCGGCCGCTCCCATTACCCCCTTGTCCCAGGGCATGAGATCCTGGGGCGGGTGACGGCGCTGGGTTCGGCGGTCAAGGACTTCAAGCTAGGCGAACTGGTCGGTGTCGGCTGCATCGTCGACAGCTGCGGGCACTGTAGCTGCTGCCAGGAGGGTCTGGAGCAGTTCTGCACCGAGGGCGTCTCCTTCTCCTTCAATGGGATCGACCGCGTCTCGGGGGGCTACACCTACGGCGGCTTCTCCAAGAGCTACGTCTGCGAGGATAAGTATGTGCTGCATATGCCGCCCTTCGAGCAGCTCGCTATGGCTGCACCGCTACTCTGCGCAGGGATTACGGTCTACTCGCCTCTGAGGCACTGGCAGGCGGGCCCAGGCAAGCATGTCGGCATCCTCGGGATCGGGGGGCTGGGGCATCTGGCGGTGCGCATCGCCAAGGCTATGGGTGCTGAGGTCACCGTCTTCACCTCCTCGCCCGCCAAGGTCGCCGACGCCGAGCGCCTCGGCGCCGACCGTGCCGTACTCTCCTCAGACGAGGAGGCGATGAAGGCCCTACGTGGGCAGCTCGATCTCATCATCGACACCGTATCGGCGGGACACGAGGTCAACGCCTACCTCACACAGCTCAGCGTCGATGGCAGCGTGGTGGTCGTAGGCCTGCCCGCCGAGCCCCTCAAGGTCTCGGCAGGCCTGCTCGTACACGGCCGCCGCAGCCTCTCGGGCTCCAATATTGGGGGGATCGCCGAGACGCAGGAGATGCTGGACTTCTGCTACCAGCACGGCATCGTCGCCGAGGGCGAGGTGCTGCCCGTGAGCCAGGTCAATGAGGCGCTGGCGCGCCTGGAGCGCGGGGACATCCACTACCGCTTCGTCCTCGACATGCAGGAGCTCTAG
- a CDS encoding TonB-dependent receptor encodes MKNQLLPFARASLRKSLVLALLLPGLLPLGLQASPSSGSSAQPEQQSTNSAKLRGQVVDAQSGEAIIGASITVKGNRHLGTVTDVQGRYSLAAAPGSVLVISCIGYQTIEVSATSGSQTIKLKENARTLGELVVLGYTTQRKESLTGAMISLKDSKLKDLTTPSVANLLNGKAPGVYVAPGSAQPGSSAAVVIRGQATLNGNTRPLWVIDGVIVGDDPGQLSPQDIEAVTVLKDAASTAIYGSAGANGVVVVTTKSSRSGKVKVSAALRAGVSMLHNGNQRMMTGAELYDYFASVQNPEALKFDRWKPELRNDNFDWWKLATRTGVTQDYSLSMQGGSESLNSFFSIGYYKEQGAVKGFDYQRFNFRSKTNYRPFEALTIRPSISGAMQTTDDRQYSVTAMYSMLPWDSPYDKDGKPVPHRYSGWVNRTGTNYIRDLQWNHGDARNYEFMGSLDLDLRLTPWLTFSSVNNLKYVHHASRSYSDPRSSAGESVNGRITEYRAEVLRKYTNQKLLTSNSWDKHSLNGLLAYEYNDYWGKTLDAYGIGFIPGFEVLDITAKPERARGGIAEWAVQSVFANARYSYDGRYLLEGSIRRDGASNLGSNAKYGTLFSISGGWNVHRESWFHLQGVDQLKLRLSYGSAGNRPEALYPQYDLYSVSANYDGRPGMLISQLGNPDLTWERTYTTGFGIDASLWDNRLHFNLDLYSKKTDNILYNVPVTGLIGVTNIYRNIGKMDNRGVEFAIGGDVIRSKDFTWSLDANLGHNANKLTDIFRQYDATTGQFVAKPVIIGDGTGISGTASRILEIGSPIDTYYMKEWAGVNKEDGRPQWYKDDGKGGKVVTKNYAEADYYKLGNAAPKLFGGFSTNLRWRQLDFALAFGYSLGGQIYNYSRQEYDSDLAYADRNQMVLRPGWSRWQKAGDEATHPRALYNNKDGGNKASSRYLEDASFLKLRSLSLGYNFSLPQLKIQSLRLYVNAENLLTFTKYSGVDPELPSSSGTVMGTTLPGVYPPVRKVVFGLNLSL; translated from the coding sequence ATGAAGAACCAATTACTTCCCTTCGCTAGAGCGAGCCTGCGCAAGAGCCTCGTCCTAGCCCTGCTCCTCCCGGGACTCCTCCCTCTGGGGCTACAGGCCTCCCCGAGCAGCGGCAGCTCCGCTCAGCCCGAGCAGCAGAGCACCAACAGCGCCAAGCTACGCGGCCAGGTCGTAGACGCCCAGAGTGGTGAAGCCATCATCGGCGCCAGCATCACCGTCAAGGGCAATAGGCACCTCGGCACCGTCACCGACGTGCAGGGGCGCTACAGCCTCGCCGCAGCCCCGGGCAGCGTGCTCGTCATCTCCTGCATCGGCTACCAGACGATCGAGGTGAGCGCCACCAGCGGGTCGCAGACGATCAAGCTCAAGGAGAACGCCCGTACCCTCGGCGAGCTGGTCGTGCTCGGCTACACCACCCAGCGCAAGGAGAGCCTCACCGGGGCGATGATCAGCCTCAAGGACTCCAAGCTCAAGGACCTCACCACGCCCTCTGTGGCCAACCTCCTCAATGGTAAGGCTCCAGGCGTCTATGTCGCCCCAGGCTCGGCACAGCCAGGCTCCAGCGCCGCCGTCGTCATCCGTGGGCAGGCCACGCTCAACGGGAATACGCGCCCCCTCTGGGTCATCGATGGCGTCATCGTCGGGGACGACCCCGGCCAGCTCAGTCCACAGGACATCGAGGCCGTGACCGTCCTCAAGGACGCCGCCTCCACCGCCATCTACGGATCGGCTGGGGCCAATGGGGTCGTCGTCGTCACGACCAAGAGCAGCCGCTCGGGCAAGGTCAAGGTATCGGCCGCCCTACGTGCGGGCGTCAGCATGCTGCACAATGGCAATCAGCGCATGATGACGGGCGCAGAGCTCTACGACTACTTCGCCTCGGTGCAGAACCCCGAGGCACTGAAGTTCGACCGCTGGAAGCCCGAGCTCCGCAACGATAACTTCGACTGGTGGAAGCTCGCCACACGCACCGGCGTGACCCAGGACTACAGCCTCTCCATGCAGGGCGGTAGCGAGAGCCTCAACTCCTTCTTCTCCATCGGCTACTACAAGGAGCAGGGCGCCGTCAAGGGCTTCGACTACCAGCGCTTCAACTTCCGCTCCAAGACCAACTACCGACCCTTCGAGGCCCTGACGATACGCCCCTCCATCAGCGGGGCAATGCAGACGACGGACGACCGCCAGTACTCCGTCACGGCCATGTACTCCATGCTCCCCTGGGATAGCCCCTACGACAAGGACGGCAAGCCCGTACCGCACCGCTACAGCGGCTGGGTGAACCGTACGGGCACCAACTACATCCGTGACCTGCAGTGGAACCATGGCGACGCGCGCAACTACGAGTTCATGGGCAGCCTCGACCTCGACCTGCGCCTCACGCCCTGGCTCACCTTCTCCTCGGTCAACAACCTCAAGTACGTGCACCACGCTAGCCGCAGCTACTCCGACCCACGCTCCAGCGCGGGCGAGAGCGTCAACGGACGTATCACCGAGTACCGCGCTGAGGTGCTGCGCAAGTACACCAACCAGAAGCTACTGACCAGCAACAGCTGGGACAAGCACAGCCTCAACGGGCTGCTGGCCTATGAGTACAACGACTACTGGGGCAAGACACTCGACGCCTACGGCATAGGCTTCATCCCTGGCTTCGAGGTGCTGGACATCACGGCCAAGCCCGAGCGTGCCCGCGGCGGCATCGCGGAGTGGGCCGTGCAGTCCGTCTTCGCCAACGCCCGCTACAGCTACGACGGGCGCTACCTCCTCGAGGGCTCGATCCGTCGTGACGGCGCCTCCAACCTCGGCTCCAATGCCAAGTACGGCACGCTCTTCTCCATCAGTGGCGGGTGGAACGTCCACCGCGAGTCGTGGTTCCACCTCCAGGGTGTCGACCAGCTCAAGCTCCGTCTCTCCTACGGCTCGGCTGGGAACCGCCCCGAGGCCCTCTATCCCCAGTACGACCTCTACTCCGTCTCGGCCAACTACGACGGCCGCCCCGGGATGCTCATCTCCCAGCTCGGCAACCCCGACCTCACCTGGGAGCGCACCTATACGACGGGCTTCGGGATCGATGCTTCGCTCTGGGATAACCGCCTGCACTTCAACCTCGACCTCTACTCCAAGAAGACCGACAACATCCTCTACAACGTCCCCGTAACGGGCCTCATCGGCGTCACCAACATCTACCGCAACATCGGGAAGATGGACAATCGTGGGGTCGAATTCGCCATCGGCGGCGACGTCATCCGTAGCAAGGACTTTACCTGGAGCCTCGACGCCAACCTCGGGCACAACGCCAACAAGCTGACCGACATCTTCCGCCAGTACGACGCCACGACAGGTCAGTTCGTAGCCAAGCCCGTGATCATCGGTGACGGTACGGGCATCTCGGGTACGGCCTCCCGCATCCTGGAGATCGGCTCGCCCATCGACACCTACTATATGAAGGAGTGGGCAGGCGTCAACAAGGAGGACGGACGCCCCCAGTGGTACAAGGACGATGGCAAGGGCGGCAAGGTCGTGACCAAGAACTACGCCGAGGCTGACTACTACAAGCTCGGCAACGCTGCCCCCAAGCTCTTCGGGGGCTTCTCGACCAACCTGCGCTGGCGTCAGCTCGACTTCGCACTGGCCTTCGGCTACTCCCTCGGCGGACAGATCTACAACTACTCGCGCCAGGAGTACGACTCCGATCTTGCCTACGCTGACCGCAATCAGATGGTCCTGCGCCCAGGCTGGTCGCGCTGGCAGAAGGCAGGCGATGAGGCCACCCACCCCCGCGCCCTCTACAACAATAAGGATGGCGGCAACAAGGCCTCCTCTCGCTACCTCGAGGACGCCTCCTTCCTCAAGCTCCGCAGCCTATCCCTCGGCTACAACTTCTCCCTGCCGCAGCTCAAGATCCAGTCGCTGCGCCTGTACGTCAACGCCGAGAACCTCCTGACCTTCACCAAGTACTCCGGCGTCGACCCCGAGCTGCCCTCCTCCTCGGGTACCGTCATGGGCACGACTTTGCCTGGGGTCTACCCTCCTGTACGCAAGGTCGTCTTCGGGCTCAACCTTTCCCTCTAA
- a CDS encoding ketopantoate reductase family protein, protein MRFKTIIISGLGGVGGYYGAMLLLAAAQEGQGRQIHFVARGAHRAAIAERGLHIHTPERDFTVYPDALAEDPRELPVTDLLILATKSYDLAANVEQLRPIIGPETIVLPLLNGANISDQLRELLPGIEVWDGCVYISARKPAAGEILLEAERERFVFGNAQPERSAEEAELLELLESVGVQATNPEDISELIRKKFLMISATATGTSYYDMTVGEALSQHPEEMRGLIEELCQLFTALGHDLGEDAVERTLERQTFMIPSSTSSMHVDFMHGRPTELENLTGYVVHTARALGLELPLYERMYGALRER, encoded by the coding sequence ATGCGATTCAAGACCATCATCATATCAGGGCTGGGCGGTGTCGGCGGCTACTACGGCGCTATGCTGCTGCTCGCTGCCGCCCAGGAAGGACAGGGCCGACAGATCCACTTCGTCGCCCGAGGAGCACACCGTGCCGCCATCGCCGAGCGCGGCCTACACATTCATACGCCCGAGCGCGACTTCACCGTCTATCCGGACGCCCTCGCGGAGGATCCCCGCGAGCTCCCCGTCACAGATCTACTGATCCTAGCGACCAAGAGCTATGACCTCGCGGCCAACGTCGAGCAGCTCCGCCCCATCATCGGGCCCGAGACCATCGTGCTGCCGCTGCTCAACGGCGCCAACATCAGCGATCAGCTCCGCGAGCTGCTCCCCGGCATCGAGGTCTGGGACGGCTGCGTCTACATCTCGGCGCGCAAGCCCGCCGCGGGGGAGATCCTCCTCGAGGCCGAGCGGGAGCGCTTCGTCTTCGGCAACGCACAGCCCGAGCGCAGCGCCGAGGAGGCCGAGCTACTGGAGCTGCTGGAGTCGGTCGGGGTGCAGGCGACCAACCCCGAGGACATCAGCGAGCTCATCCGCAAGAAGTTCCTCATGATCTCCGCCACCGCCACAGGCACCAGCTACTATGATATGACCGTCGGCGAGGCCCTCAGCCAGCACCCCGAGGAGATGCGCGGGCTCATCGAGGAGCTCTGCCAGCTCTTCACCGCCCTAGGGCATGACCTAGGCGAAGACGCCGTAGAGCGCACCCTCGAGCGGCAGACCTTCATGATCCCCTCCAGTACGAGCTCGATGCACGTGGACTTCATGCACGGGCGCCCCACCGAGCTGGAGAACCTCACGGGCTATGTCGTGCATACGGCACGCGCCCTCGGGCTGGAGCTCCCCCTCTACGAGCGTATGTACGGCGCCCTACGGGAGCGCTAG
- the pafA gene encoding alkaline phosphatase PafA — MTHQYYRLCTLALGLLALGSTAQAQRKASTKQATHQVTPQHGRPRLVVTMMVDQMTWDYLYRYQARFVEGGFKRLLTQGFNCENTRINYLPSVTAIGHSSVHTGSVPAIHGIAGNDFVKDHAPIYCTEDRSVTTVGAPNGKSGQMSPRNLLSTTIADELRIASNFRSKTIGVAIKDRASILPAGHTTNGAYWLDDATGHFITSSYYMQELPEWVKRFNERDRITALLKDNWHPLFPIDSYKESSPDQNNYENPWGKKGEVPPTLPLPTARLLQELGKGVIRTTPFGNTLTFEMAKAAIEGEQLGSRPEETDFLAMSHSATDYVGHHYGTFAIETEDTYLRLDRDLADFLSYLDQRVGKDGYIFVLTADHAAGHNLTFEQEHKLPGSGLRTDRALKIADSTARAFTGQNLALVTRVANYQVFFNNPRIDSLGIDRMALIRAVSASLRERLPGAAFVIPAEEAQLATAPQAIRERIINGYRKGRSGEIFIVADPGWYGRSSGKRALGTSHGVWSPYDTHIPLIFMGRGIRPGHLYRETYITDIAATLAALLKTQYPSGCIGHPITEAFAGH, encoded by the coding sequence ATGACACATCAGTACTACCGACTCTGCACCCTAGCCCTAGGGCTCCTTGCCCTAGGCAGCACCGCCCAGGCACAGCGCAAGGCCAGCACGAAGCAGGCCACGCACCAGGTCACCCCACAGCACGGCCGCCCGCGCCTGGTGGTGACGATGATGGTCGACCAGATGACCTGGGACTATCTCTACCGCTATCAAGCGCGCTTCGTCGAGGGCGGCTTCAAGCGCCTGCTTACCCAGGGCTTCAACTGCGAGAACACCCGCATCAACTACCTGCCCAGCGTCACCGCCATCGGGCATAGCTCCGTACACACGGGCAGCGTACCTGCCATCCACGGCATCGCGGGCAATGACTTCGTCAAGGACCACGCCCCCATCTACTGCACGGAGGATCGTAGCGTGACCACCGTCGGCGCGCCCAACGGCAAGAGCGGGCAGATGTCGCCCCGCAACCTTCTCTCGACGACCATCGCCGACGAGCTGCGCATCGCCTCCAACTTCCGCAGCAAGACCATAGGTGTAGCCATCAAGGACCGCGCCTCCATCCTGCCCGCAGGCCACACGACCAACGGGGCCTACTGGCTCGACGATGCTACGGGGCACTTCATCACCAGCAGCTACTACATGCAGGAGCTGCCCGAGTGGGTCAAGCGCTTCAACGAGCGCGACCGCATCACCGCCCTCTTGAAGGACAACTGGCACCCACTCTTCCCCATCGACAGCTATAAGGAGAGCTCGCCCGACCAAAACAACTACGAGAACCCCTGGGGTAAGAAGGGCGAGGTGCCCCCTACCCTACCGCTGCCCACGGCAAGGCTGCTGCAGGAGCTCGGCAAGGGCGTCATCCGCACCACACCCTTTGGCAATACGCTGACCTTCGAGATGGCTAAGGCTGCCATCGAGGGCGAGCAGCTGGGCAGCCGTCCTGAGGAGACGGACTTCCTCGCCATGAGCCACTCCGCGACCGACTACGTAGGGCACCACTACGGTACCTTCGCCATCGAGACGGAGGACACCTACCTGCGTCTGGACCGCGACCTGGCGGACTTCCTCAGCTATCTGGACCAGCGCGTGGGCAAGGACGGCTACATCTTCGTCCTGACGGCAGACCACGCCGCGGGGCACAACCTCACCTTCGAGCAGGAGCATAAGCTCCCCGGCAGCGGCCTGCGCACCGACCGCGCCCTGAAGATCGCCGACTCTACGGCACGTGCCTTCACGGGGCAGAATCTAGCACTGGTCACCCGCGTGGCGAACTATCAGGTCTTCTTCAACAATCCCCGCATCGACTCCCTCGGCATCGACCGCATGGCCCTCATCCGTGCCGTCAGCGCCTCCCTGCGTGAGCGTCTGCCGGGGGCAGCCTTCGTCATCCCCGCCGAGGAGGCGCAGCTGGCGACCGCCCCACAGGCCATCCGCGAGCGCATCATCAACGGCTACCGCAAGGGACGCAGCGGAGAGATCTTCATCGTCGCTGACCCAGGCTGGTACGGCCGCAGCAGTGGCAAGCGCGCCCTCGGCACCAGCCACGGCGTCTGGTCGCCCTACGACACGCACATCCCCCTGATCTTCATGGGCCGCGGCATCCGCCCAGGGCACCTCTACCGCGAGACCTACATCACCGACATCGCCGCTACGCTGGCGGCGCTGCTCAAGACGCAGTACCCCTCGGGCTGCATCGGTCATCCCATCACGGAGGCCTTCGCGGGACACTAG
- a CDS encoding RagB/SusD family nutrient uptake outer membrane protein has product MNKILTLLLASGLLVACSIDREPKGHMSSSRITESPEEAIDGMVRGVYAQLKAWSDPMHRCGEYAGDNIMIRGASTDAFFEFITFNRTPNNYRLQSFWDNSYKAIAQASNTIKLYEASTDAAVKARVGECYFVRGLLYYYLVRAYGRPYYQDPEKNLGVPLVNGTPDNVFGKFTLPDRATVAESYKQIIADLTKAEELLPVSEGDPSYASKGAAQAILSRVYLYMSGTWEQPNAQYAQLAVDYATKVIASGQYQLLSREDFMRYPRILPQSNKESIFVIRRLASEYSGYDHYYGVGGMYANIGGMGWGEMYASAKYLQMLDETGRNDYRPDHNRRIVDARAAFIEPVYEEGNVEVLRFIKTEQSGDQNYLQLPIQRTGSKITATEEVTVGGAKQTKSYELTPVNASEGRYRITYSDGKVYTGLLDYKIALNRAYPMFYITKCSREGEESHLHSPLISRLGEVYLNRAEALAKLGRYGEAQTDLNLIRTRSIPGAKYSDLSAANAPDRIDKERQLELAFQAERSYDVFRNGRALTRRYPGAHHQLEDIPATDYRVVYFIPQGAINSYPGKLTQNATHN; this is encoded by the coding sequence ATGAATAAGATACTCACGCTCCTGCTAGCCTCAGGGCTGCTCGTAGCCTGCTCCATAGACCGCGAGCCCAAGGGACACATGTCCTCCTCGCGTATCACCGAGTCCCCCGAAGAGGCCATCGACGGTATGGTACGCGGGGTCTACGCCCAGCTCAAGGCCTGGAGCGACCCCATGCACCGCTGCGGCGAGTACGCGGGTGACAACATCATGATACGTGGGGCCTCGACCGACGCCTTCTTCGAGTTCATCACCTTCAACCGTACGCCCAATAACTACCGCCTGCAGTCCTTCTGGGACAATAGCTACAAGGCCATAGCCCAGGCCTCCAATACGATCAAGCTCTACGAGGCCTCCACCGATGCCGCCGTCAAGGCACGCGTCGGCGAGTGCTACTTCGTACGCGGCCTGCTCTACTACTACCTAGTGCGCGCCTATGGACGTCCCTACTACCAGGATCCCGAGAAGAACCTCGGCGTACCGCTAGTCAATGGCACGCCCGATAATGTCTTCGGCAAGTTCACCCTCCCCGACCGTGCTACCGTGGCCGAGAGCTACAAGCAGATCATCGCCGACCTTACGAAGGCTGAGGAACTGCTGCCCGTCAGCGAGGGCGACCCCAGCTATGCCTCCAAGGGCGCTGCCCAGGCGATCCTCTCCCGCGTCTACCTCTACATGAGCGGCACCTGGGAGCAGCCGAACGCGCAGTACGCCCAGCTAGCGGTCGACTACGCCACCAAGGTCATCGCCAGCGGCCAGTACCAGCTCCTCTCACGTGAGGACTTCATGCGCTACCCGAGGATCCTCCCGCAGTCCAACAAGGAGTCCATCTTCGTCATCCGTCGCCTCGCATCCGAGTACTCAGGCTACGATCACTACTACGGCGTCGGGGGGATGTACGCCAATATCGGCGGCATGGGCTGGGGTGAGATGTACGCCAGTGCCAAGTACCTCCAGATGCTCGACGAGACGGGGCGCAACGACTACCGACCCGACCACAACCGTCGCATCGTAGACGCCCGCGCCGCCTTCATCGAGCCCGTCTATGAGGAGGGCAATGTCGAGGTACTGCGCTTCATCAAGACCGAGCAGAGCGGCGACCAAAACTACCTCCAGCTCCCGATCCAGCGCACAGGTAGTAAGATCACCGCGACCGAGGAGGTCACCGTCGGCGGCGCCAAGCAGACCAAGAGCTACGAGCTCACGCCCGTCAATGCCTCCGAAGGGCGCTACCGCATCACCTACAGCGATGGCAAGGTGTACACAGGTCTGCTGGACTACAAGATCGCCCTCAATAGAGCCTACCCAATGTTCTACATCACCAAGTGCTCCCGCGAGGGTGAGGAGAGCCACCTGCACTCTCCCCTCATCTCGCGCCTTGGGGAAGTCTACCTCAACCGCGCTGAGGCCCTGGCCAAGCTCGGGCGCTACGGCGAGGCGCAGACCGACCTCAACCTCATCCGTACCCGCTCCATCCCTGGGGCTAAGTACAGTGATCTGAGCGCGGCCAACGCCCCCGACCGCATCGACAAGGAGCGCCAGCTGGAGCTCGCCTTCCAGGCCGAGCGTAGCTACGACGTCTTCCGCAACGGCCGCGCCCTGACCCGCCGCTATCCAGGAGCCCACCACCAGCTCGAGGATATCCCCGCCACGGACTACCGCGTCGTCTACTTCATTCCACAGGGAGCTATCAACTCCTACCCGGGCAAGCTGACGCAGAACGCTACGCACAACTAG
- a CDS encoding TonB-dependent siderophore receptor, which translates to MKSLTTSLLLFVGATGVASAAGHPTFADSIRHIDSVLITARARQEISINPLGVPERKVPMTINKVSGVTLQQRAITQLGDALRFTPAVQNRKTYGAFNEIAVRGFNRAVYMVDGVRDERSMVNSNPFINLYNVERIEVLKGPASVLYGYANAGGIINVVRRAPSDSLTLGAHLRYGSLGYYDLGVHAGGQLARGLNIYAGGFHAGGDQWRHTQDTQNSLFTALSYTKGAHSFVLRLEGFYDYFGTETGLPALMPADMYRVSDDQLFARKDELRPGLDRSWRYNDQSDFMYHSGANASLKWTYNFGSGWRLSDYLSGSYDDIDYFSTETMSWPTSRTAGAKYGYYSKAADGTKTYYDLDHLIYDSNLRFSHITQIMQNTLDLTGSFALGSIVNNLRLGYSTTYMHRTSYSGYNDDDIWGPSRSIDAAGEVVYPQGRVLNPDFNGGLMSKFSQASPNRTWVHGFSLSDVVELTPQLKAMLALRYDLYSYKSTKSRVATINGERRHDTVKDDQWLSVSPQELSYRGGLVWLPTESLSFYGSIGSFFAPDQTLSLNPATQRFYDKDGQAVTERRNGYYFEPRRGYQAELGAKYTLGELLDLSLSGYFIRQQNEVVRTTQTEQVGGATKSYSVSAQIGATESKGFEAEATLRPAAGLSLSAGYGYTDAAIADVNETPVSKLFNIKKGTPLAWVPKHTLYTYGGYELQRGALRGLGLNYSLTYRSEMYYNVGAGRTFDPTTQLDLGASYRLPYGISLELQVRNVLGTKSWASTLGTQLMPAEPTNALVTLRYQL; encoded by the coding sequence ATGAAAAGTCTTACGACTTCGCTCCTGCTCTTTGTGGGGGCAACGGGTGTGGCCTCTGCTGCAGGGCATCCCACCTTCGCAGACTCCATTCGCCACATCGATAGCGTGCTCATCACGGCACGTGCGCGCCAGGAGATCAGCATCAACCCGCTGGGCGTGCCCGAGCGCAAGGTGCCGATGACGATCAATAAGGTCTCGGGCGTGACGCTCCAGCAGCGTGCCATCACGCAGCTCGGGGACGCCCTGCGCTTCACCCCCGCGGTGCAGAACCGCAAGACCTATGGCGCCTTCAACGAGATCGCCGTCCGTGGCTTCAACCGCGCCGTCTATATGGTCGACGGCGTGCGTGACGAGCGCTCCATGGTCAACTCCAATCCCTTCATCAACCTCTACAACGTAGAGCGCATCGAGGTCCTCAAGGGCCCCGCCTCTGTCCTCTATGGCTATGCCAATGCTGGGGGGATCATCAACGTCGTGCGTCGCGCTCCGAGCGATAGCCTCACCCTCGGGGCTCACCTGCGCTACGGCAGCCTCGGCTACTACGACCTCGGCGTGCACGCAGGCGGCCAGCTGGCGCGCGGGCTCAACATCTACGCAGGGGGCTTCCACGCGGGCGGCGACCAGTGGCGTCATACCCAGGATACGCAGAATAGCCTCTTCACGGCGCTGAGCTACACCAAGGGCGCGCATAGCTTCGTCCTCCGCCTTGAGGGCTTCTACGACTACTTCGGTACGGAGACGGGGCTGCCCGCACTGATGCCTGCCGATATGTACCGCGTCAGTGATGACCAGCTCTTCGCTCGTAAGGACGAGCTGCGTCCTGGCCTCGACCGCAGCTGGCGCTACAATGACCAGTCGGACTTCATGTACCACAGCGGCGCTAATGCCTCGCTCAAGTGGACCTACAACTTCGGCTCGGGCTGGCGTCTCTCCGACTACCTCTCCGGTAGCTACGACGACATCGACTACTTCAGCACCGAGACCATGAGCTGGCCTACGAGCCGCACGGCAGGGGCTAAGTACGGCTACTACAGCAAGGCCGCCGACGGGACGAAGACCTACTACGACCTGGATCACCTCATCTACGACAGCAACCTGCGCTTCTCCCACATCACGCAGATCATGCAGAACACGCTGGACCTGACGGGCAGCTTCGCCCTCGGCTCTATCGTCAACAACCTGCGTCTGGGCTACAGCACGACCTACATGCACCGCACGAGCTACTCGGGCTACAACGATGATGACATCTGGGGCCCAAGCCGTAGCATCGACGCTGCTGGTGAGGTCGTCTACCCCCAGGGACGCGTCCTCAACCCCGACTTCAACGGTGGGCTAATGAGCAAGTTCAGCCAGGCCAGCCCCAACCGCACCTGGGTGCACGGCTTCTCGCTGAGCGACGTCGTCGAGCTGACGCCGCAGCTCAAGGCGATGCTCGCCCTGCGCTACGACCTCTATAGCTACAAGAGCACCAAGAGCCGCGTGGCGACCATCAACGGCGAGCGCCGTCATGACACCGTCAAGGACGACCAGTGGCTCTCGGTGAGCCCTCAGGAGCTGAGCTATCGTGGCGGGCTCGTATGGCTGCCTACGGAGTCGCTGAGCTTCTACGGCTCGATCGGTAGCTTCTTCGCTCCCGACCAGACGCTGAGCCTCAACCCCGCTACGCAGCGCTTCTATGACAAGGACGGCCAGGCCGTCACCGAGCGTCGCAATGGCTACTACTTCGAGCCTCGCCGCGGCTATCAGGCCGAGCTGGGCGCCAAGTACACCCTCGGCGAGCTCCTTGACCTAAGCCTCTCGGGCTACTTCATCCGCCAGCAGAACGAGGTCGTCCGCACGACGCAGACCGAGCAGGTGGGTGGGGCTACGAAGAGCTACAGCGTCTCGGCACAGATCGGTGCGACCGAGAGCAAGGGCTTCGAGGCCGAGGCTACGCTGCGTCCCGCCGCTGGTCTCAGCCTCAGCGCAGGCTACGGCTACACGGATGCCGCCATCGCCGACGTCAATGAGACGCCCGTCAGCAAGCTCTTCAACATCAAGAAGGGCACGCCGCTGGCTTGGGTGCCCAAGCATACCCTCTACACCTATGGGGGCTATGAGCTGCAGCGCGGCGCCCTGCGTGGCCTCGGGCTCAACTATAGCCTGACCTACCGCAGCGAGATGTACTACAACGTTGGCGCGGGCCGTACGTTCGACCCCACGACGCAGCTCGACCTCGGTGCTAGCTACCGTCTGCCCTACGGCATCAGCCTCGAGCTGCAGGTGCGCAACGTCCTCGGGACGAAGTCCTGGGCCTCTACGCTGGGCACGCAGCTGATGCCTGCCGAGCCTACCAACGCGCTCGTGACGCTTCGCTACCAGCTCTAG